A window of the Artemia franciscana chromosome 21, ASM3288406v1, whole genome shotgun sequence genome harbors these coding sequences:
- the LOC136040728 gene encoding ATP-dependent RNA helicase A-like: protein MDKQNMKLIILVALGTVTVFAEETVPKQIQAEQQYEELKPSELKLPVEEDMEGTGTHYRSYYPLYGYRQYYPSYGYGRYLPSYGYGRYFPSYRYGRYYPSYTYGRYYPSYSYSGSSAYYGSSSSGYSSSFTSYQGNPGSFSRPILSSGGGGGRSGSSGGGSRSGSSGGGGGRGGGGGRGGGGGRGGGGGRGGGGGGGRGGGGGRGGGRGGGRG, encoded by the coding sequence ATTATTCTGGTGGCCCTTGGAACAGTGACAGTTTTTGCAGAAGAAACAGTCCCTAAGCAAATTCAAGCTGAGCAGCAATATGAAGAATTGAAACCTTCTGAACTAAAATTGCCTGTTGAAGAAGATATGGAAGGAACTGGTACGCATTACCGAAGCTACTACCCTTTATATGGTTATCGTCAATACTACCCTTCATATGGCTATGGTCGCTACTTGCCTTCATATGGGTATGGTCGCTATTTTCCTTCATATAGGTATGGTCGCTATTATCCTTCATATACTTATGGTCGGTATTACCCTTCATATTCCTATTCAGGCTCATCAGCATATTATGGCTCTTCAAGCTCAGGTTATTCAAGCTCATTCACTTCTTACCAAGGCAATCCAGGCTCATTCTCCCGACCAATATTGAGCAGTGGTGGAGGAGGGGGTAGAAGTGGGAGTAGTGGTGGAGGGAGTAGAAGTGGGAGTAGTGGTGGAGGAGGAGGGAGAGGGGGAGGAGGGGGAAGAGGTGGAGGAGGAGGGAGAGGTGGAGGAGGGGGAAGAGGGGGAGGTGGAGGCGGAGGGAGAGGGGGAGGTGGAGGGAGAGGGGGCGGGAGAGGGGGAGGACGAGGATGA